A window from Oryzomonas sagensis encodes these proteins:
- a CDS encoding radical SAM protein, which translates to MTLALARKFPGTPLEDAVRRYPDVPRLIILKTDVQRRGVHYTEEAVSYLDPEKHQTTGTHIFGARDGVIALRPESLLLRDGTSIITTPTPLEENPYVVDLRDGRPWLFDAGVALEEVDYWPAPAFYGKDSSSGVPMKNIVSARPQRLNIFPYRYCTFWNNGKGCAFCDIVTQLKKGSKELKIPARLDPVEVGAVIGEALKEEGRFSTVFLTSGSIIGGSRPFDDEIDYYIAILKEVGKNFRTPKFPSQLIGTAFEKEQLKRLYAETGLTSYTSDIEVLNEELFNQHCPGKAEWIGYREWKKRLVDAVEIFGPGRVNTGLVAGIELAGPHGFRSEDEALERTLAEAEDLARQGVSTVLIVWSPRPDTALGAYKNASLDYYIRLARGLHALRVKYRLPIEHDSYRNCGNHPDTDLSRLLPLWEE; encoded by the coding sequence ATGACTCTTGCCCTGGCAAGAAAATTTCCTGGGACGCCCCTGGAGGATGCCGTTCGCCGCTACCCGGACGTACCGCGCCTGATTATCCTCAAGACCGATGTGCAGCGTCGGGGGGTGCACTACACCGAAGAGGCGGTCTCCTATCTCGATCCGGAAAAGCACCAGACCACCGGGACCCACATCTTCGGCGCCCGCGACGGGGTTATCGCCCTCCGGCCGGAATCGCTGCTCCTGCGGGATGGCACCTCGATCATCACGACGCCGACGCCGCTGGAAGAGAACCCCTATGTTGTCGATCTGCGCGACGGCCGGCCCTGGCTGTTCGATGCGGGGGTGGCGCTGGAAGAGGTGGATTACTGGCCCGCCCCGGCATTTTATGGCAAAGACAGCAGCTCGGGCGTGCCGATGAAGAATATCGTCAGCGCCCGCCCCCAGCGGTTGAACATCTTTCCGTACCGCTATTGCACCTTTTGGAACAACGGCAAGGGGTGCGCCTTCTGTGACATCGTCACCCAACTGAAAAAAGGGAGCAAGGAGCTCAAGATCCCGGCACGGCTCGATCCGGTCGAGGTGGGGGCGGTGATCGGCGAGGCGCTGAAGGAGGAGGGGCGGTTTTCGACGGTCTTCCTGACCTCCGGCTCCATCATCGGCGGGTCGCGCCCCTTTGATGACGAGATCGACTACTATATCGCCATCCTGAAAGAGGTCGGCAAAAATTTCCGCACCCCAAAGTTTCCCAGCCAGTTGATCGGAACGGCGTTCGAGAAGGAGCAGTTGAAGAGGCTCTATGCCGAAACCGGCCTGACCAGCTACACCTCCGACATCGAGGTGCTGAACGAGGAGCTGTTCAACCAACATTGCCCCGGCAAAGCGGAATGGATCGGGTATCGCGAGTGGAAAAAGCGGCTGGTGGATGCGGTGGAGATATTCGGGCCGGGCAGGGTGAACACCGGCCTGGTGGCGGGCATCGAACTGGCTGGTCCCCACGGATTTCGCAGTGAGGACGAGGCCCTGGAGCGGACCCTGGCCGAAGCCGAGGATCTGGCCCGGCAGGGGGTGAGCACGGTGCTCATCGTCTGGTCGCCCCGGCCGGATACGGCGCTGGGCGCTTACAAAAACGCCTCGCTGGACTATTACATCCGCCTGGCCCGTGGCCTGCACGCCCTGCGGGTGAAATACCGGCTCCCCATCGAACATGACAGCTACCGCAACTGCGGCAATCATCCCGACACCGATCTGTCCCGGCTGTTGCCGCTGTGGGAGGAATAA
- a CDS encoding MerR family transcriptional regulator, translated as MGTTFPDKLYYKIGEVAQMAGVKTSVLRFWESEFEFLSPEKSTTGQRLYSKREVDIILLVRRLLYDEKFTIEGVKRRITPKGRIIAADEQLPTAPQEKYLLLLRNIRDELLLLRNQM; from the coding sequence ATGGGCACCACCTTCCCCGACAAACTGTACTACAAGATCGGCGAGGTTGCCCAGATGGCGGGCGTAAAGACTTCGGTACTCCGTTTCTGGGAGAGTGAGTTCGAGTTTTTGTCACCCGAGAAGAGCACCACCGGGCAGCGGCTGTATTCCAAACGGGAAGTAGACATCATTCTCCTGGTCCGCCGGTTGCTGTATGACGAGAAGTTTACCATTGAAGGTGTAAAGAGAAGAATAACCCCGAAGGGCAGGATCATCGCTGCTGATGAACAGCTCCCGACAGCCCCCCAGGAAAAGTACCTCCTGCTGTTGCGGAATATCAGAGATGAACTTTTGCTCTTGCGGAATCAGATGTAG
- a CDS encoding integration host factor subunit alpha: MTKADIVEKIHQKIGFSKKESAEMVETVFSILKSTLEDGEKIKIAGFGNFVVKRKADRRGRNPQTGETITIDARRILTFKPSQVLKNAINSVAKEAK; encoded by the coding sequence ATGACCAAAGCCGACATCGTAGAAAAAATTCACCAGAAAATCGGGTTCTCGAAAAAGGAGTCCGCTGAAATGGTTGAAACCGTTTTCAGCATCCTGAAGAGCACCCTGGAGGATGGTGAAAAAATTAAGATAGCAGGGTTTGGAAATTTCGTTGTCAAGCGGAAGGCTGACCGGAGAGGACGCAATCCGCAAACCGGCGAAACCATTACCATTGATGCTCGGCGCATCCTTACTTTCAAACCGAGTCAGGTTCTAAAAAACGCGATCAATAGCGTCGCGAAAGAGGCCAAATAA
- the pheT gene encoding phenylalanine--tRNA ligase subunit beta, whose protein sequence is MNVTYNWLKEFVDFDLTPDQLADLLTMLGLEVEGMEKLGEGMDDVVVAVVEEKRQHPNADKLSLCRVNSGTEVLDVVCGAQNFKQGDTVALAKIGATLPGDFKIKRSKIRGEESCGMLCSERELGLSAESAGIMILPAGLKLGTPIFAALGLKDTLFEIGLTPNRADCLSAVGIAREIAAKLGQKVRCPENAISESDEPVDKNISVTVEDAEYCPRYAARYLSGCRIAPSPEWLVKRLNAIGVRSINNVVDVTNLVMMELGQPLHAFDCDRLAGHRIVVRRAGEGERFTTLDSQQRTLTGDDLVICDAERPVALAGVMGGENSEIADTTTNILLESAWFLPSAIRRTSKRLGLHTESSHRFERGVDIGGVIQALDRAASLIVDLAGGRMAKGSLDVYLGRREPETIVFRPERANAMIGIDLPREEAIDILRRLECAVKELPEGTLAVVPPSYRIDLEREIDLVEEIARLNGFDRIPATLPMARVVSDRPTRHQQLEKSVRDILVKHGMNEIINFSFTAPGAADKLLLPGDDSRRSTIRLANPLVDEQSVMRTTLLPGVLETVARNISFRSLDLKLFEMRRVYLPVPGEEMPHEPLYVVGALTGSRDGLGWSRANEAVDFYDAKGIIENLLSQLSIGGVKWVADAPEPFYHPGKSCSIVAGRERIGSVGELHPTVQDNFGLDKPVYCFELDFEKMLTLARQKRTISAPSRFPDSTRDIAMLAPMELPVEKIVECIHSVKAKEVEQVDIFDVYQGKGIPDGFKSIAVRIRYRSYERTLTDDETGRVHGKIVDSLLNKVKVSIR, encoded by the coding sequence ATGAACGTTACCTATAACTGGCTCAAGGAATTCGTCGATTTTGATCTCACCCCCGATCAGTTGGCCGATCTGCTTACCATGCTCGGCCTCGAGGTGGAGGGGATGGAGAAGCTTGGCGAGGGGATGGACGATGTCGTGGTGGCGGTGGTCGAGGAAAAACGGCAACACCCCAACGCCGACAAGCTCTCCCTCTGCCGGGTGAATAGCGGCACCGAGGTGCTGGACGTGGTCTGCGGCGCACAGAACTTCAAACAGGGCGACACGGTCGCCTTAGCCAAGATCGGCGCAACACTCCCGGGTGATTTCAAAATCAAACGCTCCAAGATCCGCGGCGAAGAATCCTGCGGCATGCTCTGCTCGGAGAGAGAATTGGGGCTGTCCGCGGAAAGCGCCGGCATCATGATCCTGCCTGCCGGTCTGAAGCTCGGCACTCCGATCTTTGCCGCCCTGGGGCTGAAGGACACCCTTTTTGAGATCGGCCTGACCCCCAACCGCGCCGACTGTCTCAGTGCCGTGGGCATTGCCCGCGAGATTGCCGCCAAGCTGGGACAAAAGGTCCGCTGTCCTGAAAACGCGATCAGCGAGTCTGATGAGCCGGTCGACAAAAACATCAGCGTAACGGTCGAAGACGCCGAATATTGCCCGCGCTATGCCGCGCGCTATCTGAGCGGCTGCCGCATAGCTCCCTCTCCCGAGTGGCTGGTGAAGCGGCTCAACGCCATTGGCGTGCGGTCCATCAACAACGTTGTGGACGTCACCAACCTGGTGATGATGGAACTGGGGCAGCCACTACACGCCTTTGACTGCGATCGTCTGGCTGGGCATCGGATTGTGGTGCGCCGTGCCGGCGAAGGTGAGCGTTTTACCACGCTGGACAGCCAGCAGCGTACCCTCACGGGCGACGATCTGGTCATCTGCGACGCCGAGCGGCCGGTCGCCCTGGCTGGTGTCATGGGGGGCGAAAACTCCGAAATTGCCGATACCACCACGAACATTCTGCTCGAGAGCGCTTGGTTTCTGCCGTCAGCGATCCGCAGGACCAGTAAGCGGCTTGGCCTGCATACGGAGTCCTCCCATCGCTTCGAACGCGGAGTCGATATCGGCGGTGTGATCCAGGCCCTTGACCGGGCTGCGTCGCTGATTGTGGACCTTGCCGGTGGCCGTATGGCCAAGGGAAGCCTCGATGTCTACCTCGGCAGACGTGAGCCGGAAACGATCGTATTCCGCCCGGAACGCGCCAACGCCATGATCGGGATCGATCTGCCGCGGGAGGAGGCCATTGATATCCTCAGACGGCTCGAATGCGCTGTCAAGGAGCTGCCCGAAGGGACGTTGGCGGTGGTGCCGCCCAGCTACCGGATCGACCTGGAGCGCGAGATTGACTTGGTTGAAGAGATTGCCCGCTTGAACGGCTTCGACCGTATTCCCGCCACCCTGCCGATGGCACGCGTCGTCTCGGACCGCCCGACGCGGCACCAGCAGCTTGAGAAGAGTGTCAGGGATATCCTTGTCAAGCACGGCATGAACGAGATCATTAATTTCAGCTTTACTGCACCGGGTGCCGCAGATAAACTGCTGCTCCCCGGGGATGATTCGCGGCGCAGCACGATCCGTCTGGCCAACCCGCTGGTGGATGAACAGTCGGTCATGCGTACCACCCTTTTGCCCGGTGTTCTCGAAACGGTTGCCCGCAACATCAGCTTTCGCTCGCTTGACCTGAAGCTCTTTGAGATGCGTCGGGTGTATCTGCCCGTTCCGGGGGAGGAGATGCCGCACGAGCCGCTTTATGTGGTGGGAGCCCTGACCGGCTCACGCGACGGGCTGGGGTGGAGTCGCGCCAACGAGGCGGTCGATTTCTACGATGCCAAGGGCATTATAGAAAACCTGCTCAGCCAGTTGAGCATCGGCGGTGTGAAGTGGGTGGCCGATGCGCCGGAGCCGTTTTATCATCCCGGTAAATCGTGCAGTATCGTCGCCGGCAGGGAGCGGATCGGCTCGGTCGGTGAACTGCACCCCACGGTTCAGGATAATTTTGGCCTGGATAAGCCGGTCTATTGTTTTGAGCTCGATTTTGAAAAGATGCTGACCCTGGCACGGCAGAAACGGACCATTTCGGCCCCCTCCCGTTTTCCGGACAGCACACGCGATATTGCCATGCTGGCCCCCATGGAACTGCCGGTGGAAAAGATCGTCGAGTGCATCCACAGCGTCAAGGCCAAAGAGGTCGAACAGGTCGATATCTTTGACGTGTATCAGGGGAAGGGCATCCCTGACGGATTTAAGAGCATAGCCGTCCGCATCCGCTACCGCTCATACGAGCGCACGCTCACCGATGACGAGACCGGAAGAGTGCATGGGAAGATTGTTGACAGCCTTTTGAATAAGGTAAAAGTATCAATAAGATAA
- the pheS gene encoding phenylalanine--tRNA ligase subunit alpha, with product MREQLERLRDEAVKAIAAVSSEEALQEIRVRFLGRKGELTALMKGLGALTPEERPLVGQLVNTVKAEVEASLDAALETTREAARSQRLQSERIDVTLPGRRPANGTKHPISLVVEEVCDIFAGLGFSVAEGPEIEHDWYNFEALNFPPEHPARDMQDTFFVENNLLLRTHTSPVQIRTMLKQKPPVRIIAPGTVYRCDSDATHSPMFHQVEGLMVDQGITFGDLKGILTIFTNQLFGQKTGVRLRPSFFPFTEPSAEVDIACVICGGKGCRVCKNTGWLEILGAGMVDPEVYRHVNYDAEEVSGFAFGMGIERIAMLKYGISDMRLLFENDVRFLRQF from the coding sequence ATGCGGGAACAACTTGAAAGATTGAGAGACGAGGCCGTAAAGGCCATAGCCGCCGTTTCCAGCGAGGAAGCCCTTCAGGAAATACGGGTCAGATTCCTCGGCCGCAAAGGAGAGTTGACCGCTCTCATGAAGGGGCTCGGTGCGCTCACCCCCGAGGAACGACCGCTTGTCGGACAGTTGGTCAATACCGTCAAGGCAGAGGTCGAGGCCAGCCTTGACGCAGCACTGGAAACAACGCGTGAAGCGGCCAGGAGCCAGCGGCTGCAATCCGAACGGATCGATGTCACCTTGCCTGGCCGTCGCCCAGCCAACGGCACCAAGCATCCCATCTCCCTGGTGGTCGAAGAGGTCTGCGATATCTTCGCCGGCCTGGGATTTTCCGTCGCGGAAGGCCCTGAGATCGAGCATGATTGGTACAACTTCGAGGCGCTCAACTTTCCCCCGGAGCACCCTGCCCGGGACATGCAGGACACCTTTTTCGTCGAAAACAACCTGCTGCTGCGCACCCATACGTCACCGGTCCAGATCCGGACGATGCTGAAGCAGAAGCCGCCGGTGCGCATCATTGCCCCGGGTACGGTCTACCGCTGCGATTCCGATGCCACCCATTCCCCCATGTTTCATCAGGTCGAGGGGCTGATGGTGGACCAGGGCATCACCTTCGGCGACTTGAAGGGCATACTGACCATATTCACCAATCAGTTGTTCGGCCAAAAGACCGGCGTTCGTTTGCGTCCCAGCTTTTTCCCGTTTACCGAGCCCTCGGCCGAGGTGGATATCGCCTGCGTCATCTGTGGCGGCAAGGGGTGCCGGGTCTGCAAAAACACCGGCTGGCTCGAGATACTGGGAGCCGGCATGGTTGATCCCGAGGTCTACCGTCACGTCAACTACGATGCCGAAGAGGTATCCGGTTTTGCCTTCGGGATGGGCATCGAACGCATCGCCATGTTGAAGTACGGCATCAGCGACATGCGCCTGCTTTTCGAGAACGACGTGCGGTTCCTGCGGCAATTCTAG
- the rplT gene encoding 50S ribosomal protein L20 produces the protein MPRVKRGFKARRRRNKVLKLAKGFRGARSKLFRSATEAVDRALNYAFRDRRVKKRDFRSLWITRINAASRLNGLSYSKFIFGLKKANVQIDRKVLADIAVSDPTGFSQIATLAKAGI, from the coding sequence ATGCCACGCGTAAAAAGAGGATTCAAAGCGAGACGCAGACGCAACAAGGTATTAAAACTTGCCAAGGGTTTCCGGGGCGCACGGAGCAAATTGTTCCGCAGTGCGACCGAAGCGGTTGACCGGGCCCTTAATTACGCTTTCCGCGACCGTCGTGTCAAAAAGCGTGATTTCCGCAGTCTGTGGATCACCCGCATCAACGCGGCTTCCCGCCTCAACGGGCTGTCGTACAGCAAATTCATCTTCGGCCTCAAAAAGGCCAATGTGCAGATCGACCGTAAGGTTCTGGCCGACATCGCCGTATCCGATCCGACCGGGTTCAGCCAGATCGCTACCCTTGCCAAGGCTGGCATCTAA